From Zingiber officinale cultivar Zhangliang chromosome 5B, Zo_v1.1, whole genome shotgun sequence, the proteins below share one genomic window:
- the LOC121985936 gene encoding uncharacterized protein LOC121985936, producing MSRKRKTEATRLDEVDRTMYSTFCSAANSLSQLYTQAMNQQKVSFQAGERHALEKLYQWMMRKQEEESRITVADIVAHIQNEMDYAVDDAIGSRSSQTTMQMTNSGIHHLSALFGPPTAGLALRSAPSDFSNALSSPVRRSLQPFHPDHGGGFYTNGGGLTTANTESRNHDPCQNREANSLDSNYSSMDIHTDSPPRGSY from the exons ATGTCTAGGAAGCGGAAAACGGAGGCGACGCGGCTCGACGAGGTGGATCGGACGATGTATTCCACCTTCTGCAGCGCTGCCAACTCGCTCTCGCAACTCTATACGCAAGCCATGAATCAACAGAAGGTCTCCTTCCAGGCCGGCGAGCGCCACGCTCTG GAAAAGCTTTATCAGTGGATGATGAGGAAGCAAGAGGAAGAGTCAAGGATTACCGTAGCTGATATTGTTGCCCATATTCAG AATGAGATGGATTATGCTGTAGATGACGCAATCGGTTCCAGGTCATCCCAAACAACAATGCAGATGACAAACTCAGGCATCCACCATCTGTCCGCTTTGTTTGGTCCGCCAACTGCAGGACTTGCCCTTCGAAGTGCTCCTTCTGATTTCTCAAATGCTCTTTCCAGTCCTGTACGCAGAAGCCTTCAGCCATTTCACCCTGATCATGGAGGAGGATTCTATACCAATGGTGGTGGCCTAACAACCGCAAATACTGAATCGAGAAACCATGACCCTTGTCAAAATCGTGAAGCTAATTCTCTCGATTCAAACTATTCATCCATGGATATTCACACAGATAGTCCACCTCGGGGATCTTACTGA